A window of Amycolatopsis australiensis contains these coding sequences:
- a CDS encoding PIG-L deacetylase family protein codes for MTTIVAFHAHADDPVLLTGGTLARAAADGHRVVVVVATDGLDAEYPTARWRELEASAAILGVRRVVHLGYADSGHGPALFPDPPGRQRFARADTEEATHRLAALLRAERADVLLGYDPNGGYGHRDHVKVHEVARRAARLTGTRLLEATLPRDVVLRLVRVIGALRIPLRYDTGALSRAYSPSAAITYRFDVRRFAARKQAALAAHVSDVRGTGRLSAVLRVLVWLPAPVFGLVAGREWYVDVTRAGSAHPALQVSARSPRRRR; via the coding sequence ATGACGACCATCGTGGCCTTCCACGCCCACGCCGACGACCCCGTCCTGCTCACCGGCGGCACGCTGGCCCGCGCCGCGGCCGACGGGCACCGCGTGGTGGTCGTCGTGGCCACCGACGGCCTGGACGCCGAGTACCCGACCGCGCGGTGGCGGGAGCTCGAGGCGAGCGCGGCGATCCTCGGCGTCCGGCGGGTCGTGCACCTCGGCTACGCCGACAGCGGGCACGGCCCCGCCCTGTTCCCGGACCCGCCCGGACGGCAGCGGTTCGCCCGCGCGGACACCGAAGAGGCCACGCACCGGCTCGCCGCCCTGCTGCGCGCGGAACGGGCCGACGTGCTGCTCGGCTATGACCCCAACGGCGGCTACGGCCACCGCGACCACGTCAAGGTCCACGAAGTCGCCCGGCGCGCCGCCCGGCTGACCGGGACCCGGCTGCTGGAGGCCACCCTGCCGCGGGACGTCGTCCTGCGGCTCGTCCGGGTGATCGGGGCCCTGCGGATCCCGCTGCGGTACGACACCGGCGCGCTGAGCCGCGCCTACAGCCCCTCGGCGGCCATCACGTACCGGTTCGACGTGCGGCGGTTCGCCGCGCGGAAGCAGGCGGCGCTGGCCGCCCACGTCTCCGACGTGCGCGGCACGGGACGGCTGTCAGCGGTGCTGCGGGTGCTCGTGTGGCTGCCGGCGCCGGTGTTCGGACTGGTCGCGGGCCGCGAGTGGTACGTCGACGTCACGCGGGCAGGATCGGCACACCCCGCTCTGCAAGTTTCTGCACGTTCTCCTCGGCGGCGTCGGTGA
- a CDS encoding DeoR/GlpR family DNA-binding transcription regulator, translated as MLVGERRELLLARLAADGKVLAKDVAAELGVSEDSIRRDLRDLAAAGLCQRVYGGALPVSPAVADYASRTSIAVGGKDRVAAVAAGLVRPGSTVILDGGTTTLAVAKVLPRDLEATVVTHSPTVAVALLEHAGIEVFLLGGRLFRHSAVTCGAAAAEAAQAVSADVFLLGVTGVHPDAGLTTGDADEAAMKRTLARRAADTYVLASAEKIGAASRFTVLPFADVAGVITDAAEENVQKLAERGVPILPA; from the coding sequence ATGTTGGTCGGGGAACGCCGTGAACTGCTGCTCGCCCGGCTGGCCGCCGACGGCAAGGTGCTGGCCAAGGACGTCGCGGCCGAGCTGGGCGTCTCGGAGGACAGCATCCGCCGCGACCTGCGCGACCTCGCCGCGGCCGGGCTCTGCCAGCGTGTCTACGGCGGCGCACTGCCCGTCTCCCCCGCCGTCGCCGACTACGCGTCCCGGACCTCGATCGCCGTCGGCGGCAAGGACCGGGTCGCCGCCGTCGCCGCGGGGCTGGTCCGGCCCGGCTCGACCGTCATCCTCGACGGCGGCACCACCACCCTCGCCGTCGCCAAGGTCCTGCCGCGCGACCTCGAGGCCACTGTCGTCACGCACAGCCCCACGGTCGCCGTCGCCCTGCTCGAACACGCCGGCATCGAGGTCTTCCTGCTGGGCGGACGCCTGTTCCGGCACTCCGCGGTCACCTGCGGCGCCGCCGCGGCCGAGGCCGCCCAGGCGGTCAGCGCCGACGTCTTCCTGCTCGGTGTGACCGGCGTCCACCCCGACGCCGGGCTCACCACCGGCGACGCCGACGAGGCCGCGATGAAACGCACGCTGGCCCGGCGCGCCGCGGACACCTACGTCCTGGCCAGCGCCGAGAAGATCGGCGCGGCGTCGAGGTTCACCGTCCTGCCGTTCGCCGACGTCGCCGGCGTGATCACCGACGCCGCCGAGGAGAACGTGCAGAAACTTGCAGAGCGGGGTGTGCCGATCCTGCCCGCGTGA
- a CDS encoding NUDIX domain-containing protein — protein MTSPTRLDRNPRVRITDVELLSSAWYVLRRTTFDYQHRDGHWTTEQRETYDRGNGATVLLYDRAGATVLLTRQFRYPVYVNDHPDGMLLETAAGLLDTDDAETAIRREAQEETGVRIGELEHVFDVYTSPGSVTERLHCYAAPYDPADRGTGGGLAEEGEDIEVVELRFEDAMKMIGTGEIADAKTIMLLQWAALHGPFRPTS, from the coding sequence ATGACCTCTCCGACAAGGCTGGACCGCAACCCGCGGGTCCGGATCACCGACGTCGAACTGCTGTCGTCGGCCTGGTACGTGCTGCGCCGCACGACGTTCGACTACCAGCACCGCGACGGCCACTGGACGACCGAGCAGCGGGAAACCTACGACCGCGGCAACGGCGCGACCGTGCTGCTCTACGACCGCGCGGGCGCGACGGTGCTGCTGACCCGTCAATTCCGCTACCCGGTGTACGTCAACGACCACCCGGACGGCATGTTGCTGGAGACGGCGGCGGGCCTGCTGGACACCGACGACGCCGAGACGGCGATCCGCCGCGAGGCGCAGGAGGAGACGGGCGTCCGCATCGGCGAGCTGGAACACGTGTTCGACGTGTACACGAGCCCGGGCTCGGTGACCGAGCGCCTGCACTGCTACGCGGCCCCCTACGACCCGGCCGACCGCGGCACGGGCGGCGGCCTCGCCGAGGAAGGGGAGGACATCGAGGTGGTGGAGCTGCGTTTCGAGGACGCGATGAAGATGATCGGGACCGGCGAGATCGCCGACGCGAAGACGATCATGCTCCTGCAGTGGGCCGCCCTCCACGGGCCCTTCCGTCCGACGTCCTGA
- a CDS encoding RNA polymerase-binding protein RbpA — translation MADRVLRGSRLGAVSYETDRNHDLAPRRTVRYACPKNHEFEVPFSDDAEIPTVWECRLHGSESEIVDGGQPEQKKVKPPRTHWDMLLERRTIPELEDLLNERLAELKGRRTSRSA, via the coding sequence ATGGCCGACCGTGTTCTTCGTGGAAGCCGGCTGGGAGCGGTCAGCTACGAGACCGACCGCAACCACGACCTCGCCCCACGCCGCACCGTGCGCTACGCCTGCCCGAAGAACCACGAGTTCGAGGTGCCGTTCTCCGACGACGCCGAGATCCCCACGGTCTGGGAGTGCCGCCTGCACGGGAGTGAGTCGGAGATCGTCGATGGCGGGCAGCCCGAGCAGAAGAAGGTCAAGCCGCCGCGCACGCACTGGGACATGCTGCTCGAGCGGCGCACGATCCCGGAGCTCGAGGACCTGCTCAACGAACGTCTCGCCGAGCTGAAGGGCCGCCGGACCTCCCGGTCCGCGTGA
- a CDS encoding thymidine kinase, whose protein sequence is MTLVNDAVGPDPTDALSSVPAAGSRRGTPPVGRLKFCYGPMDCGKSTLALQIDHNHARQGRRGLVLVRHDRSGAPQISSRIGLTRQAVEVGEDTDVRELVRREWARGQHVDYVVVDEAQFLSPGQVDQLAELADEVEIDVYCFGIATDFRSRLFPGAARLFELADELQPVQVEVLCWCGLPGRFNARVVDGEVVREGDTVVVADTEQSVVESSALAGFEAENATVRYQVLCRRHFRAGDLGPVTGRHGQLRLT, encoded by the coding sequence GTGACCTTGGTGAACGACGCTGTCGGCCCTGACCCCACCGATGCCCTGTCGTCGGTTCCCGCGGCCGGTTCGCGGCGCGGGACGCCGCCGGTGGGCAGGCTGAAGTTCTGCTACGGGCCGATGGACTGCGGGAAGTCGACCCTGGCGCTGCAGATCGACCACAACCACGCGCGGCAGGGCCGGCGCGGGCTGGTGCTGGTGCGGCACGACCGGTCGGGCGCGCCGCAGATCTCGAGCCGGATCGGGCTGACGCGGCAGGCGGTGGAGGTCGGCGAGGACACCGACGTGCGGGAGCTGGTGCGGCGGGAGTGGGCGCGCGGGCAGCACGTGGACTACGTGGTGGTGGACGAGGCGCAGTTCCTCTCCCCCGGGCAGGTCGACCAGCTGGCGGAGCTGGCCGACGAGGTCGAGATCGACGTCTACTGCTTCGGGATCGCGACGGACTTCCGGAGCCGGCTGTTCCCGGGAGCCGCTCGCCTGTTCGAACTGGCGGACGAGCTGCAGCCGGTTCAGGTGGAGGTGCTGTGCTGGTGCGGGCTGCCGGGGCGGTTCAACGCGCGGGTCGTCGACGGCGAGGTGGTGCGCGAGGGGGACACCGTCGTGGTCGCAGATACCGAACAATCCGTAGTTGAATCTTCAGCTTTGGCCGGTTTTGAGGCCGAAAATGCTACTGTGCGTTATCAGGTATTGTGTCGCCGCCACTTTCGAGCGGGTGACTTGGGGCCGGTTACTGGTCGTCACGGTCAGTTACGGTTGACCTGA
- a CDS encoding MFS transporter: MTLAGTRSTRRERWGWYFYDWANSPFYSSTTTVFGALSMSSIAAADAKTNFTLNGDRPCTDAAGRADTLHNCDVTLFGLHFPAGSVWGYLLSVATVVQVLVLPIAGAVADRSHNKRRILGGFAFLGAAAAAAMFFLAGSDWQLGVVLFVVANIGYGGSLVIYYSFLVDIGGPDERDDISAKGWAFGYLGGGLALALQLGFYLGHDAFGVDKGLAVQICFLTSGLWWAVFTVPAVRALPRRHTPVDVAPGASVLRAGFTELRQTIVAAKAFPLTLAFLGSYLVFTDGINTVVTVSAQYGKDELGFGDSVLIVTILVIQFVAYLGGTLHGLVARRVGAKRTILGSLVLWIVVLAGAYFVQPKQLLQFVAVAVGIGLVLGGTNALSRSLFSQMIPVGKDAQYYSLYVVGERGTSWLGPLVFAGVGQATGSFRLAIVALVIFFAAGLVLVWLVPVRRAIVAAGNRPPEVL, from the coding sequence ATGACGCTGGCCGGGACGCGCTCGACCAGGCGCGAGCGCTGGGGCTGGTATTTCTACGACTGGGCGAATTCGCCGTTCTATTCGTCGACGACGACGGTGTTCGGTGCGCTGTCGATGAGCTCGATCGCGGCGGCGGACGCGAAGACGAACTTCACCCTTAACGGGGACCGTCCGTGCACGGACGCGGCGGGCCGGGCGGACACGCTGCACAACTGCGACGTGACGTTGTTCGGGCTGCACTTCCCCGCCGGTTCGGTGTGGGGGTACCTGCTGTCGGTGGCGACGGTGGTGCAGGTGCTGGTGCTGCCGATCGCGGGTGCGGTGGCTGATCGCAGCCACAACAAGCGGCGGATTCTGGGCGGGTTCGCGTTCCTGGGGGCGGCCGCGGCGGCGGCGATGTTCTTCCTGGCGGGCTCGGACTGGCAGCTGGGTGTGGTGCTGTTCGTCGTGGCGAACATCGGGTACGGCGGTTCGCTGGTGATCTACTACTCGTTCCTGGTCGACATCGGCGGGCCGGACGAGCGGGACGACATTTCGGCGAAGGGCTGGGCGTTCGGCTACCTCGGCGGCGGGCTGGCGCTGGCGTTGCAGCTGGGGTTCTACCTGGGGCATGACGCGTTCGGGGTGGACAAGGGTCTCGCGGTGCAGATCTGTTTCCTGACGTCGGGGCTGTGGTGGGCGGTGTTCACGGTGCCGGCGGTGCGGGCGCTCCCCCGTCGCCACACTCCGGTGGACGTCGCGCCCGGGGCGTCGGTGCTGCGGGCGGGGTTCACCGAGCTGAGGCAGACGATCGTGGCGGCGAAGGCGTTTCCGCTGACGCTGGCGTTCCTGGGCAGCTACCTGGTCTTCACCGATGGGATCAACACGGTGGTGACGGTGTCGGCGCAGTACGGCAAGGACGAGCTGGGGTTCGGCGACAGCGTGCTGATCGTGACGATCCTGGTGATCCAGTTCGTGGCGTACCTGGGCGGGACGCTGCACGGGCTGGTGGCGCGGCGGGTCGGGGCGAAGCGGACGATCCTGGGCAGCCTGGTGCTGTGGATCGTCGTGCTGGCCGGGGCGTACTTCGTGCAGCCGAAGCAGCTGCTGCAGTTCGTGGCGGTGGCGGTGGGGATCGGGCTGGTGCTGGGCGGGACGAACGCGCTGTCGCGGTCGTTGTTCAGCCAGATGATCCCGGTGGGCAAGGACGCGCAGTACTACTCGCTCTACGTCGTGGGCGAGCGCGGGACGTCGTGGCTGGGGCCGCTGGTGTTCGCGGGGGTGGGACAGGCGACGGGGTCGTTCCGGCTGGCCATCGTGGCGCTGGTGATCTTCTTCGCGGCCGGGCTGGTGCTGGTGTGGCTGGTGCCGGTGCGGCGGGCGATCGTGGCGGCGGGCAACCGTCCGCCGGAGGTGCTGTAG
- a CDS encoding transglycosylase family protein: MIQNRRRATARVLLLVFAAMGLQLTVPAIAAADPTPATWAKLRMCESSDRYTTNTGNGYYGAYQFDLPTWRSVGGQGRPDQAAPAEQDYRALYLYRMRGWQPWQCAGMLKLAADADARSKRIPTYAESAYIGGTPTPPGSGAKPPWPGVVYSYGDCAAPLKAFQLRMNAFGYGFTGTGCYYDKTRTAVLDLQRANGIKDSGLLGPKTWDAAWNGKPPR; this comes from the coding sequence ATGATCCAGAACCGGAGACGCGCCACCGCGAGAGTCCTGCTCCTCGTCTTCGCCGCCATGGGTCTGCAGCTGACCGTCCCCGCCATCGCCGCCGCCGACCCCACGCCGGCCACCTGGGCCAAGCTGCGCATGTGCGAATCGAGCGACCGCTACACCACCAACACCGGCAACGGCTACTACGGCGCCTACCAATTCGACCTGCCCACCTGGCGCAGCGTCGGCGGACAGGGCCGCCCCGACCAGGCCGCCCCCGCCGAACAGGACTACCGCGCCCTCTACCTCTACCGCATGCGCGGCTGGCAGCCCTGGCAGTGCGCCGGCATGCTCAAGCTCGCCGCCGACGCCGACGCCCGCAGCAAACGCATCCCCACCTACGCCGAATCCGCCTACATCGGGGGAACACCGACCCCGCCCGGCAGCGGCGCCAAACCGCCCTGGCCCGGCGTCGTCTACTCCTACGGCGACTGCGCCGCCCCGCTCAAGGCCTTCCAGCTCCGCATGAACGCCTTCGGCTACGGCTTCACCGGCACCGGCTGCTACTACGACAAGACCCGCACCGCCGTCCTCGACCTCCAGCGCGCCAACGGCATCAAGGACAGCGGCCTGCTCGGCCCCAAGACCTGGGACGCCGCCTGGAACGGCAAGCCACCCCGCTGA
- a CDS encoding glycerophosphodiester phosphodiesterase, with the protein MQASFPYLADPVPRAFAHRGWHLDELEGLENSLPAFRRACAEGYRYLETDVHATADGVVVVHHDANLDRTTDGSGPIAAQTWAQLKHVKVGGKVPLSRLEDVLEELPDARFNVDVKADRAVEPFVEVLERTKAHDRVAAAAFSDARLVRLRKLAGPKLVTAMGPRSAFALWARGKLPLLPLGRLVLGAMAQVPVRQGALRVVDKAFLSIAGRSGIEVHTWTIDDPAEMRMLLDLGVHGIVTDRPDLLREVLIERGAWRRSQEG; encoded by the coding sequence ATGCAGGCGTCGTTTCCGTACCTGGCCGATCCGGTTCCCCGTGCCTTCGCGCACCGGGGGTGGCACCTCGACGAGCTGGAGGGGCTGGAGAATTCGTTGCCGGCGTTCCGGCGGGCGTGCGCGGAGGGGTACCGCTACCTCGAGACGGATGTGCACGCGACGGCGGACGGGGTGGTCGTCGTGCACCACGACGCGAACCTGGACCGGACGACGGACGGGTCGGGGCCGATCGCGGCGCAGACGTGGGCGCAGCTGAAGCACGTCAAGGTGGGTGGGAAGGTTCCGCTGTCGCGGCTGGAGGACGTGCTGGAGGAGCTGCCGGACGCGCGGTTCAACGTGGATGTGAAGGCCGATCGGGCGGTGGAGCCGTTCGTCGAGGTGCTGGAGCGGACGAAGGCACATGACCGGGTGGCGGCGGCCGCGTTTTCGGATGCGCGGCTGGTGCGGTTGCGGAAGCTGGCGGGGCCGAAGCTGGTGACGGCGATGGGGCCGCGGTCGGCGTTCGCGTTGTGGGCGCGCGGGAAGCTGCCGTTGCTGCCGCTGGGCCGGCTGGTGCTGGGGGCGATGGCGCAGGTGCCGGTGCGGCAGGGGGCGTTGCGGGTGGTGGACAAGGCGTTCCTGTCGATCGCGGGGCGGTCCGGGATCGAGGTGCACACGTGGACGATCGACGATCCGGCGGAGATGCGGATGCTGCTGGACCTGGGGGTGCACGGGATCGTGACGGATCGGCCGGACCTGTTGCGTGAGGTGCTGATCGAGCGGGGTGCCTGGCGGCGGTCGCAGGAGGGGTGA
- a CDS encoding tyrosine-type recombinase/integrase: MRYKIHMKVSEAQQAFFAARRPRKDSPHTTDAYRRDLAGITALLVSELGRPAEDLEVADLTGPALRAAFGAFADGHAKSSVLRAWSTWNQFLTFCVADGLLEGNPMGAVARPRTPALTPKPLRGEETPEQLLSAAAAGSRRARDPWPERDVLVIALGLVAGLRAAEMRALTARSLVGRAGELRLHVKGKGSRDRSIPVQPVLAELIERYRESCRVRFPNARFSPGSPLLLDRAGEPIGRGALEYLVKSCYRGAGLHDRVPVGANLHALRHTFATRLAEDGATASEIMALLGHASLATSQNYIEATGREQRAAAASNRTYRALDGLG; the protein is encoded by the coding sequence GTGCGGTACAAGATCCACATGAAGGTTTCCGAGGCCCAGCAAGCCTTCTTCGCCGCCCGCCGTCCCCGCAAGGACTCCCCGCACACGACCGACGCCTACCGCCGGGACCTTGCCGGGATCACCGCTCTCCTGGTTTCGGAGCTGGGCCGCCCGGCCGAGGACCTGGAGGTCGCGGACCTGACGGGTCCGGCGCTGCGGGCGGCGTTCGGCGCGTTCGCGGACGGGCACGCGAAGAGTTCGGTACTGCGTGCCTGGTCGACGTGGAACCAGTTCCTGACGTTCTGCGTGGCGGACGGGTTGCTGGAGGGCAATCCGATGGGTGCGGTGGCGCGGCCGCGGACGCCGGCGTTGACGCCGAAGCCGTTGCGCGGTGAGGAAACCCCGGAGCAGCTGCTGTCGGCGGCGGCCGCGGGTTCGCGGCGGGCGCGGGACCCGTGGCCGGAACGGGACGTGCTGGTGATCGCGCTGGGCCTGGTGGCCGGGTTGCGGGCGGCGGAGATGCGCGCGTTGACGGCGCGTTCGCTCGTGGGGCGCGCCGGTGAGCTGCGGTTGCACGTGAAGGGCAAGGGCAGCCGGGATCGGTCGATTCCGGTGCAGCCGGTGCTGGCGGAGCTGATCGAGCGGTACCGCGAGTCGTGCCGGGTGCGGTTCCCGAACGCGCGGTTCTCCCCTGGTTCGCCGTTGCTGCTGGATCGGGCGGGTGAGCCGATCGGGCGGGGTGCGCTGGAGTACCTGGTGAAGTCGTGTTACCGGGGTGCGGGGTTGCACGACCGGGTGCCGGTGGGGGCGAATCTGCACGCGTTGCGGCACACGTTCGCGACGCGGCTGGCGGAGGACGGGGCGACGGCGTCGGAGATCATGGCGTTGCTGGGGCACGCGAGCTTGGCGACGAGCCAGAACTACATCGAGGCGACGGGCCGGGAGCAGCGGGCGGCGGCGGCGAGCAACCGGACGTACCGGGCGCTGGACGGGTTGGGCTGA
- a CDS encoding SRPBCC family protein, with protein MDILHRIGIRDSTPEKVYEALTTIDGLAGWWTEKTEGETGLGGVIAFRFIPGGFDMKVTELDPGRLVRWEVVDGPPEWIGTTIRWVIEQRDDYTIVLFKHEGWREVVEFMHHCSTKWAIYLMSLKQLVETGEGAPSPRDVMISDWH; from the coding sequence ATGGACATCCTGCACCGCATCGGCATCCGCGACAGCACACCGGAGAAGGTCTACGAGGCCCTCACCACGATCGACGGCCTCGCCGGCTGGTGGACCGAGAAGACCGAAGGGGAGACCGGGCTCGGCGGCGTCATCGCGTTCCGCTTCATCCCGGGCGGCTTCGACATGAAGGTCACCGAGCTCGACCCGGGCCGGCTCGTCCGGTGGGAGGTCGTCGACGGGCCACCGGAGTGGATCGGCACGACGATCCGCTGGGTCATCGAGCAGCGCGACGACTACACGATCGTCCTGTTCAAGCACGAAGGCTGGCGCGAGGTCGTCGAATTCATGCACCACTGCAGCACCAAGTGGGCGATCTACCTGATGAGCCTCAAGCAGCTCGTCGAGACCGGGGAAGGCGCCCCGTCGCCGCGGGACGTGATGATCAGCGACTGGCACTGA
- a CDS encoding ArsR/SmtB family transcription factor, producing the protein MSTAVDDDLWSAIGDPTRRRLLDLLLSQGAATATSLSEHLPVTRQAVAKHLAVLDRAGLVHARTTGREKQFRVDETQLARAVAQLTDVGNAWDARLRRIKRIAETIERNR; encoded by the coding sequence GTGAGCACCGCCGTCGACGACGACCTCTGGTCGGCCATCGGCGACCCCACCCGCCGCCGCCTGCTCGACCTGCTGCTGAGCCAAGGCGCCGCCACGGCGACCAGCCTCAGCGAACACCTCCCGGTGACCCGCCAGGCCGTCGCCAAGCACCTCGCCGTCCTCGACCGCGCCGGGCTCGTCCACGCCCGCACCACGGGCCGCGAAAAACAGTTCCGCGTGGACGAAACCCAGCTCGCCCGCGCCGTCGCCCAGCTCACCGACGTCGGCAACGCCTGGGACGCCCGGCTCCGCCGCATCAAGCGCATCGCCGAAACCATCGAAAGGAACCGCTAG
- a CDS encoding SRPBCC domain-containing protein, with amino-acid sequence MDHGTLEREIHIDATPEVVFDVVSSPEHVREWWPDEAEYPVEPGGAGRIGFGGQWVQFTVVDAIPPKLFSFRWTHPEGETAAPGNSFLVVFELEADGTGTRLRMTESGYRERGWDEAKIAAEYADHADGWDHFLSRLPAYATGVGATR; translated from the coding sequence ATGGACCACGGCACCCTCGAACGCGAGATCCACATCGACGCCACCCCCGAAGTGGTCTTCGACGTCGTCAGCAGCCCTGAGCACGTCCGCGAATGGTGGCCCGACGAAGCCGAGTACCCGGTCGAACCCGGGGGAGCGGGCCGCATCGGCTTCGGCGGCCAGTGGGTCCAGTTCACCGTCGTCGACGCGATCCCGCCGAAGCTCTTCTCCTTCCGCTGGACCCACCCCGAAGGGGAGACCGCCGCGCCCGGCAACTCGTTCCTCGTCGTCTTCGAACTCGAAGCCGACGGCACCGGAACCCGCCTGCGCATGACCGAAAGCGGCTACCGCGAACGCGGCTGGGACGAAGCCAAGATCGCCGCCGAGTACGCCGACCACGCCGACGGCTGGGACCACTTCCTGTCCCGGCTGCCCGCCTACGCCACCGGGGTCGGAGCCACCCGGTGA
- a CDS encoding GNAT family N-acetyltransferase, with product MIRDATPSDAAACAALYAPYVTDTVISFETEPPGVAEMARRIAGAHAWFVLETDGHIAGYAYAQRFAERAAYRWSCETSIYLERGRRRTGAGRALYETLLQRLQEQGFCRAFAGMTLPNEASAGLHRALGFEPAGVYRRVGWKHGAWHDVAWVQKDLRATEGCTSPPPELT from the coding sequence ATGATTCGCGACGCCACCCCCAGCGACGCCGCCGCCTGCGCCGCCCTCTACGCGCCCTACGTCACCGACACCGTCATCTCCTTCGAAACCGAGCCACCCGGCGTCGCCGAGATGGCCCGCCGCATCGCCGGCGCCCACGCCTGGTTCGTCCTCGAAACCGACGGCCACATCGCCGGCTACGCCTACGCCCAGCGCTTCGCCGAACGCGCCGCCTACCGATGGTCGTGCGAAACGAGCATCTACCTCGAACGCGGCCGCCGCCGCACCGGCGCCGGCCGCGCCCTCTACGAGACATTGCTGCAGCGGCTGCAGGAACAGGGGTTCTGCCGAGCCTTCGCCGGCATGACCCTCCCGAACGAAGCCAGCGCCGGACTGCACCGCGCGCTCGGCTTCGAGCCGGCGGGCGTCTACCGCCGCGTCGGCTGGAAGCACGGCGCCTGGCACGACGTCGCCTGGGTCCAGAAAGACCTTCGTGCAACTGAAGGTTGCACATCTCCGCCGCCTGAGCTAACGTGA
- a CDS encoding helix-turn-helix domain-containing protein, producing MTDPLTARLAATVHAARASRGLSSAALAEQSGVSRAMIGKIERGDVQPTAALLAKLSAALGMTLSELIARAEGDERRLVRAAEQPVWVDPDTGYRRRAVSPAGGRPLELVEVELPAGAEVPLAAGTYAFLHQQIWVLAGHLRFREGGQVHELDAGDCLQLGAPADCVFSNPGPLPCRYLVALVKHAA from the coding sequence ATGACCGATCCATTGACGGCCCGGCTGGCCGCCACCGTGCACGCCGCTCGCGCGTCCCGGGGTCTCTCCTCGGCGGCTCTGGCCGAGCAGTCCGGGGTTTCGCGGGCGATGATCGGCAAGATCGAGCGGGGTGACGTGCAGCCGACGGCGGCGTTGCTGGCGAAACTGTCGGCCGCGCTGGGCATGACGTTGTCGGAGCTGATCGCGCGGGCGGAGGGTGACGAGCGGCGGCTGGTGCGTGCGGCGGAGCAGCCGGTGTGGGTGGATCCGGACACGGGCTATCGCCGTCGGGCCGTCTCCCCCGCCGGCGGGCGTCCGCTGGAGCTGGTGGAGGTCGAGCTGCCCGCCGGCGCGGAGGTGCCGCTGGCCGCGGGGACGTATGCGTTCCTGCACCAGCAGATCTGGGTGCTGGCGGGGCACCTGAGGTTTCGCGAGGGCGGGCAGGTGCACGAGCTGGACGCCGGGGACTGCCTGCAGCTGGGTGCGCCGGCGGACTGTGTCTTTTCGAACCCGGGGCCGTTGCCATGCCGGTATCTGGTGGCGTTGGTCAAGCATGCGGCCTGA
- a CDS encoding TetR/AcrR family transcriptional regulator: MPYRRTAKVQERLDAQRETIVAAATRQLAEHGYSGCSVAAVAERAGVAVGSVYRHFPTKAELVVHVFREVVTREVEAVRAASARPGEPAERVLAVFETFAQRALKAPRQAYALLAEPVDPLIDAERLEFRRAFTEVVAEHVAAGVRQGALPPQDGRLTAAALVGAAAEVLIGPLTSGNAGDVAELRTFVVRALGGSDARHA; encoded by the coding sequence GTGCCCTACCGCCGCACCGCGAAAGTCCAGGAACGCCTGGACGCCCAGCGCGAGACCATCGTCGCCGCGGCGACGCGCCAGCTGGCCGAACACGGCTACAGCGGCTGTTCGGTCGCCGCGGTCGCCGAGCGTGCCGGGGTCGCCGTGGGCAGCGTCTACCGCCACTTCCCCACCAAGGCCGAGCTCGTGGTGCACGTGTTCCGGGAGGTCGTGACGCGGGAGGTGGAGGCGGTCCGGGCGGCGTCCGCGCGGCCGGGTGAGCCGGCCGAGCGGGTCCTGGCGGTGTTCGAGACGTTCGCCCAGCGTGCGCTGAAGGCGCCTCGCCAGGCGTATGCGCTGCTGGCCGAGCCGGTCGACCCGTTGATCGACGCCGAGCGGCTGGAGTTCCGGCGGGCGTTCACCGAGGTCGTCGCCGAGCACGTCGCTGCCGGGGTGCGCCAGGGGGCGTTGCCGCCGCAGGACGGCCGGTTGACCGCGGCGGCGCTGGTGGGTGCCGCCGCCGAGGTTCTGATCGGGCCGTTGACCAGCGGGAACGCTGGTGACGTCGCCGAGCTTCGCACGTTTGTCGTCCGCGCTCTAGGAGGTTCCGATGCCCGCCACGCATGA